A stretch of Oncorhynchus mykiss isolate Arlee chromosome 14, USDA_OmykA_1.1, whole genome shotgun sequence DNA encodes these proteins:
- the LOC118938765 gene encoding variant surface antigen F-like, with product MKPIYTAQGDNQGEGPWYAAQGDNQGEGPWYTAQGDNQGKGPWYTAQGDNQREIPWDTAQGDNQGEGPWYSAKGDNWGEISRDTAQGDNQGEGPWYTAQADNQREGPWYTAQADNQREGPWYTAQADNQREGPWYTAQADNQREGPWNSAPGR from the coding sequence ATGAAGCCCATTTATACAGCCCAGGGAGataaccagggggaaggcccttGGTACGCAGCCCAGGGAGataaccagggggaaggcccttGGTACACAGCCCAGGGAGATAACCAGGGGAAAGGCCCTTGGTACACAGCCCAGGGAGATAACCAGCGGGAAATACCTTGGGACACAGCCCAGGGAGataaccagggggaaggcccttGGTACTCAGCCAAGGGAGATAACTGGGGGGAAATATCTAGGGACACAGCCCAGGGAGataaccagggggaaggcccttGGTACACGGCCCAGGCAGATAACCAGCGGGAAGGCCCTTGGTATACGGCCCAGGCAGATAACCAGCGGGAAGGCCCTTGGTACACGGCCCAGGCAGATAACCAGCGGGAAGGCCCTTGGTATACGGCCCAGGCAGATAACCAGCGGGAAGGCCCTTGGAACTCAGCCCCAGGGAGATAA